In Paraburkholderia aromaticivorans, a single window of DNA contains:
- a CDS encoding WD40 repeat domain-containing protein, giving the protein MQDASRNEQDDKAWNLASSVCEAVLEGHARPISALGVLADGRLASGAWGDTIRLWNPASGRLEATLTGHTGSVYALTALADGRLASGAADDTIRLWNPLSGVCEATLVGHTGSIIALAALADGRLASGSADHTIRLWNPASGVCEATLEGHTNTVLALAVLADGRLASGSWDHTIRLWNPARGVCEATLEGHTDSVIALAVLADGRLASGAADHTIRLWNPVSGVCEATLEGHTRSVFGLVVLADGRLASGSFDNTIRLWNPANTMSEATLEGHTGAVSALAVLGDGRLASGSWDNTIRLWNLANAMSEATPEGHTDAESALAVLGDGRLASGAVDRTIRLWDVTSGACEATLEGHTDGVSTLAVLTDGRLASGSWDHTIKLWNLASLVCEATFEGHRDGVSALAVLADGRLASGSWDHTIRLWNLASGVCEATFEGDRNGVSALAVLADGRLASGSRDHTIKLWNLASGVCEATFEGHGDRVSALAALAGGRLASGSWDKTIKLWNVASGTCDATLKGHREGVCALAVLVDGRLASGSFDNTIRLWNPASGVCESTLEGYSDGICALAVLADGRLASCGLTAKTIGLHGEPGQAPAKIPAPPAPEDD; this is encoded by the coding sequence ATGCAGGATGCGAGCCGCAACGAGCAAGACGACAAGGCGTGGAATCTGGCGAGCAGCGTGTGCGAGGCAGTGCTCGAAGGACACGCGCGTCCGATATCCGCGCTCGGGGTGCTAGCCGACGGGAGGCTCGCGTCGGGAGCTTGGGGCGACACGATCAGGCTGTGGAACCCGGCGAGCGGCCGACTCGAGGCGACGCTCACAGGACACACGGGTTCGGTATACGCGCTCACCGCGCTGGCCGACGGGCGGCTCGCATCGGGGGCCGCGGACGACACGATCAGGCTGTGGAATCCGCTCAGCGGCGTGTGCGAGGCGACGCTCGTGGGACACACGGGTTCGATAATCGCGCTCGCGGCGCTGGCCGACGGGCGGCTCGCGTCGGGATCGGCGGACCACACGATCAGGCTGTGGAACCCGGCGAGCGGTGTGTGCGAGGCAACGCTCGAAGGACACACGAACACGGTGTTGGCGCTCGCGGTTCTGGCCGACGGGCGACTCGCGTCCGGGTCGTGGGACCACACGATCAGGCTGTGGAACCCGGCGAGGGGCGTGTGCGAGGCGACCCTCGAAGGACACACGGATTCGGTAATCGCGCTCGCGGTACTGGCCGACGGGCGGCTCGCGTCAGGGGCGGCGGACCACACGATCAGGCTGTGGAACCCGGTGAGCGGCGTGTGCGAGGCGACGCTCGAAGGACACACCAGGTCGGTATTCGGGCTCGTGGTGCTTGCCGACGGGCGGCTCGCATCGGGATCGTTCGACAATACGATCCGGCTATGGAACCCGGCGAACACCATGTCCGAAGCGACGCTCGAAGGACATACAGGTGCGGTATCCGCGCTCGCGGTGCTCGGCGACGGGCGGCTCGCGTCGGGATCGTGGGACAATACGATCAGGCTGTGGAACCTGGCAAACGCCATGTCCGAAGCGACGCCCGAAGGACACACAGATGCGGAATCCGCGCTCGCGGTGCTCGGCGACGGACGGCTTGCATCGGGGGCGGTGGACCGCACGATCAGGTTGTGGGATGTGACGAGCGGCGCGTGCGAGGCGACGCTTGAAGGACACACCGATGGAGTATCCACGCTCGCGGTGCTTACCGACGGCCGGCTCGCGTCGGGATCCTGGGACCACACGATCAAGCTGTGGAACCTCGCGAGCCTCGTGTGCGAGGCGACGTTTGAAGGACACAGAGATGGGGTATCAGCGCTCGCGGTGCTTGCCGACGGGCGGCTCGCATCGGGATCCTGGGACCACACGATCAGGCTGTGGAACCTCGCGAGCGGCGTGTGCGAGGCGACGTTTGAAGGAGACAGAAATGGGGTATCAGCGCTCGCGGTGCTTGCCGATGGCCGACTCGCGTCGGGATCGCGGGATCACACGATCAAACTATGGAACCTGGCGAGCGGCGTGTGCGAGGCGACGTTTGAAGGACACGGAGATCGGGTATCAGCACTCGCGGCGCTTGCCGGCGGGCGGCTCGCGTCGGGATCGTGGGACAAGACGATCAAACTATGGAACGTGGCAAGTGGCACATGCGATGCGACGCTCAAAGGACACCGGGAAGGCGTATGCGCGCTCGCGGTGCTTGTCGACGGGCGACTCGCGTCGGGATCGTTCGACAATACGATCCGACTGTGGAACCCGGCGAGCGGCGTATGCGAGTCGACGCTTGAAGGATACAGCGATGGTATATGCGCGCTCGCCGTGCTTGCCGACGGGCGGCTTGCATCGTGCGGGCTGACGGCCAAGACGATCGGCCTGCACGGCGAACCCGGGCAAGCGCCGGCCAAGATTCCGGCGCCTCCAGCGCCCGAAGATGACTGA
- a CDS encoding tyrosine-type recombinase/integrase has product MKTALLAPRPLDALELPPDLDGRDGTNRARGHAQIAARDDLAAVRAWLARVADKKTTFENYRKEAERLLLWAIVQLGKPLSSLTHEDLQLFRQFLQDPQPNARWVADGGRKYPRHDPRWRPFYGILGPSSQYQAMVIINALFAWLVEAGYLAGNPLSLSRQRARRSKPRITRYLDRELWQEVKADIDSLPKDTPRERERYLRARWLFTLFYLGGLRISEVGGNTMGCFFCRRDADGQDRWWLEILGKGDKEGLVPASAEMMVELGRYRRARGLPALPSRHEDTPLVLPLGKSMKPLTRAALHTIVKDIFAGAAVRLRLRGDSYAAQADVLAQASAHWLRHTAGSHMADGGADLRTVRDNLRHASLTSTNPYLHTPDDERHRETEEKHRIDWQAPG; this is encoded by the coding sequence GTGAAAACCGCACTCCTCGCCCCACGTCCTCTGGACGCGCTCGAACTGCCGCCCGATCTCGACGGCCGCGACGGCACCAACCGGGCCCGCGGTCACGCGCAGATCGCTGCCCGTGACGATCTCGCCGCGGTACGTGCGTGGCTCGCTCGGGTCGCCGACAAGAAGACCACGTTCGAGAACTACCGCAAGGAAGCCGAACGGCTGCTGCTCTGGGCAATCGTGCAACTGGGCAAACCGCTGTCGTCGCTCACGCACGAAGACCTGCAGCTGTTCCGGCAATTCCTGCAGGACCCGCAGCCGAACGCACGCTGGGTCGCCGACGGCGGGCGCAAATACCCGCGCCATGATCCGCGCTGGAGACCGTTCTACGGAATACTCGGGCCGAGCAGCCAGTACCAGGCCATGGTCATCATCAATGCGCTGTTCGCGTGGCTCGTCGAAGCCGGGTATCTGGCGGGCAACCCCCTGTCGCTGTCGCGCCAGCGCGCCCGCCGTTCCAAGCCCCGGATCACCCGCTACCTCGACCGCGAGTTGTGGCAGGAAGTGAAGGCAGATATTGACAGCCTGCCGAAGGACACTCCCCGTGAGCGCGAGCGTTACCTGCGCGCACGGTGGCTGTTCACGCTGTTCTATCTGGGCGGCCTGCGGATCTCGGAGGTCGGCGGCAACACGATGGGATGCTTCTTCTGCCGGCGTGATGCCGACGGTCAGGATCGCTGGTGGCTGGAAATCCTGGGCAAAGGAGACAAGGAGGGACTGGTGCCGGCCTCCGCGGAAATGATGGTGGAACTTGGACGCTACCGGCGCGCGCGCGGCCTGCCTGCCCTGCCCTCACGGCACGAAGACACGCCGCTCGTGCTGCCTCTGGGCAAATCCATGAAGCCGCTGACGCGTGCCGCCCTGCACACCATCGTCAAGGATATCTTTGCAGGTGCAGCCGTGCGACTCCGGCTGCGTGGTGACAGTTACGCGGCGCAGGCGGACGTACTCGCGCAGGCCTCCGCACACTGGCTTCGCCACACCGCAGGTTCCCACATGGCCGACGGCGGCGCCGATCTGCGCACCGTGCGCGACAACCTGCGGCACGCATCACTGACGAGCACGAACCCCTACCTGCACACGCCCGACGACGAGCGCCATCGCGAAACAGAAGAAAAGCACCGAATAGACTGGCAGGCCCCCGGTTGA
- a CDS encoding DNA-binding protein produces the protein MSDVLSPDAALAADIARLKAEFPKTRELYREVCALLFFRHGITPTANRLYQLVKRGSMGTPTAVLGEFWTELREKSRVRIDHPDLPADLGAAAGELVATLWTRASTSAEASLDALRAEVEAQRAESQQSVNAARDELGRVETALEQRTAALLAAQVEVRNLEKAQTEGYAQRQALEGDLTRVRATLAAREREIVEVREGFSRDLDKQREAAGRAEERLRASEKRALMEIDRERGSAAKVQKELDEAARRADQKEADHRRSLETVQAQLGDARHQTGLLQGRLDAVATENSRLQNEVKTLREAEARAREARTLSAANENRKTPRSVRSPRTAPTVAAPTRRKKKL, from the coding sequence ATGAGCGACGTCCTGTCCCCGGATGCGGCACTGGCCGCCGATATCGCGCGCCTGAAGGCTGAATTCCCCAAAACCCGCGAGCTGTACCGCGAGGTCTGCGCACTGCTGTTCTTCCGCCATGGCATCACGCCGACCGCGAACCGGCTGTACCAGCTCGTGAAGCGGGGTAGCATGGGCACGCCGACCGCCGTGCTCGGCGAGTTCTGGACGGAACTGCGCGAGAAGAGCCGCGTTCGCATCGACCATCCCGACCTGCCCGCCGATCTCGGTGCGGCCGCGGGCGAACTGGTCGCGACCCTCTGGACGCGCGCAAGCACGTCGGCCGAAGCGTCGCTCGACGCGCTCCGCGCCGAAGTCGAGGCACAGCGGGCCGAATCGCAGCAGTCAGTGAACGCCGCCCGCGACGAACTGGGGCGCGTTGAGACTGCACTCGAACAGCGCACCGCGGCGCTACTGGCCGCGCAGGTCGAGGTCAGAAATCTCGAGAAAGCGCAGACCGAGGGCTACGCGCAGCGGCAGGCGCTGGAAGGCGACCTGACTCGGGTCAGGGCGACGCTCGCTGCGCGCGAGCGCGAGATCGTTGAGGTAAGGGAAGGGTTTTCGCGTGACCTCGACAAGCAGCGGGAAGCGGCCGGACGTGCCGAGGAGCGACTGCGGGCGTCGGAAAAGCGGGCACTGATGGAGATCGACCGCGAACGTGGTAGCGCGGCGAAGGTGCAGAAGGAACTGGATGAGGCCGCGCGTCGCGCAGACCAGAAGGAGGCCGACCATCGCCGTTCGCTGGAGACCGTCCAGGCGCAACTGGGCGATGCGCGTCATCAAACGGGCTTGCTGCAGGGGCGGCTGGATGCCGTCGCGACGGAGAATAGCCGGCTGCAGAACGAAGTGAAGACGCTGCGGGAAGCAGAAGCGCGTGCACGCGAAGCCCGGACTTTGTCAGCTGCGAACGAGAACAGAAAGACACCACGGTCGGTTCGTTCTCCGCGTACTGCGCCGACCGTCGCGGCCCCAACGCGACGCAAAAAGAAGTTATAA
- a CDS encoding SET domain-containing protein translates to MRRQELRRVTVRKSSVHGRGVFALRAISAGERIFEYRGEVTSWRKAAARHRRSGVAGHTFIFGLADGRVIDGSVEGNSARWLNHSCKPNCEAIEDERGRVFIETLTDVMPGEELSIAYGLTIDGAITPELVADYSCHCGTKRCTGSMLTPASGN, encoded by the coding sequence ATGAGGAGGCAGGAATTGCGGCGCGTGACGGTCAGAAAATCGTCGGTTCATGGGAGAGGCGTCTTCGCGCTGCGGGCGATTTCTGCCGGTGAGCGCATTTTCGAATACCGCGGTGAGGTGACGTCCTGGCGAAAAGCGGCTGCCCGGCACCGACGATCCGGTGTGGCGGGCCATACCTTTATTTTCGGGCTGGCTGACGGGCGTGTAATCGACGGCAGCGTCGAGGGCAATAGCGCCCGCTGGCTGAACCACTCCTGCAAGCCAAACTGTGAGGCGATCGAGGACGAGCGGGGACGGGTTTTCATCGAGACGCTCACAGACGTGATGCCGGGCGAGGAGCTTTCTATCGCCTACGGACTGACTATCGATGGAGCGATTACGCCCGAATTGGTCGCCGACTATTCCTGCCACTGTGGGACGAAGCGGTGTACCGGTTCGATGCTGACCCCGGCGAGCGGAAATTAA
- a CDS encoding type II toxin-antitoxin system ParD family antitoxin yields the protein MRTTQQFSITLPNEMAELIRTKVASGEYASESEVIRDGLRTLAARDRAIEAWLRDEVVPAAEALRAEPARALTPEQVRAHLAKKRSGAA from the coding sequence ATGCGCACCACACAGCAGTTCAGCATTACCCTGCCCAACGAGATGGCCGAACTCATCCGCACCAAGGTCGCCAGCGGCGAATATGCTTCTGAAAGCGAGGTGATCCGCGACGGGCTACGCACCCTCGCGGCCCGCGACAGGGCCATCGAGGCCTGGCTGCGCGATGAGGTGGTGCCTGCGGCCGAAGCGTTGCGCGCGGAGCCGGCGCGCGCGCTCACGCCCGAGCAGGTGCGCGCTCACCTGGCGAAAAAGCGCTCGGGCGCCGCATGA
- a CDS encoding type II toxin-antitoxin system RelE/ParE family toxin produces the protein MTYRVQFAPEARDQLEDIERFIIEAGSPATAARYVDAIVNFCLRLQTFPERGVPRDDLLPGLRVTHYRQRVVIAYLLDPEVVSIVGVFYGGQAWEPSFADPTEHDH, from the coding sequence ATGACCTACCGGGTGCAGTTTGCCCCGGAAGCGCGGGACCAGCTTGAGGACATAGAACGGTTCATCATTGAAGCGGGTTCGCCCGCCACTGCGGCTCGCTACGTGGACGCCATCGTGAATTTCTGCCTGCGCCTGCAGACGTTCCCTGAGCGCGGCGTCCCGCGCGATGATCTGTTACCTGGCCTGCGCGTGACCCACTACCGGCAGCGCGTGGTCATTGCTTACCTTCTGGATCCCGAGGTGGTGTCAATCGTTGGCGTGTTCTACGGCGGACAGGCCTGGGAACCATCTTTCGCAGACCCGACGGAACACGATCACTGA
- a CDS encoding HU family DNA-binding protein, whose protein sequence is MNKQELVDAVAAVTDESKAATGEMIDAVIAAITGAVTKGDTVQLIGFGSFSTGARAARIGRNPATGAEIQIPAAKTVKFTAGKAFKDAVNAS, encoded by the coding sequence GTGAACAAGCAGGAACTGGTGGATGCGGTCGCGGCGGTAACCGATGAAAGCAAGGCCGCGACCGGCGAGATGATCGACGCCGTGATCGCTGCGATCACCGGCGCGGTGACGAAGGGCGATACCGTCCAGCTGATCGGCTTCGGCTCGTTTTCGACAGGTGCGCGCGCCGCACGGATCGGCCGCAATCCGGCGACCGGCGCCGAAATCCAGATTCCCGCGGCGAAGACCGTCAAGTTCACGGCGGGCAAGGCGTTCAAGGATGCCGTCAACGCGTCATGA
- a CDS encoding PDDEXK nuclease domain-containing protein codes for MTKVAIAPGDYAGLHKEVVSVVESARRTAARNVNAVMTAAYWEIGRRIVASEQGGQARAGYGQALIARLADDLTRRFGRGFGRANLASMRAFYSAWPAAEIFQTVSGKSATPENVQTPSGKSLPAKDVVDATTTAPDYMALATRFTLPWSAYVRLLSVKTAAARAFYETEALREGWSVRQLDRQIGSQLYERLALSRNKAALLRKAADVQPGDLLTTEEAIRDPFVLEFLDIKDEYSESDLEEALIQHLADFLLELGDDFAFVGRQRRLRIDDTWFRVDLVFFHRRLRCLVIIDLKVGRFSYADAGQMHLYLNYAREHWMKPGENPPVGLILCAEKGAAEAHYALDNLPNKILAAEYQTVLPDEAMIVQELERTTAELERRTGAS; via the coding sequence ATGACGAAGGTGGCGATCGCGCCCGGCGACTACGCCGGGCTGCACAAGGAAGTGGTCAGTGTCGTCGAGTCGGCGCGACGCACGGCGGCACGCAACGTCAATGCCGTGATGACCGCCGCCTACTGGGAGATCGGGCGGCGGATCGTTGCCAGTGAGCAGGGCGGGCAGGCGCGCGCCGGCTACGGACAGGCGCTGATCGCCCGGCTCGCGGACGACCTGACGCGTCGTTTCGGACGCGGATTCGGCCGGGCCAATCTGGCCAGCATGCGCGCCTTTTATTCCGCCTGGCCGGCGGCGGAGATTTTCCAGACAGTGTCTGGAAAATCTGCAACTCCCGAAAATGTCCAGACGCCGTCTGGAAAATCGCTGCCGGCGAAAGACGTCGTCGACGCCACGACAACGGCGCCCGATTACATGGCGCTGGCCACCCGGTTTACGTTGCCCTGGTCCGCCTATGTGCGCCTGCTTTCAGTGAAGACGGCCGCCGCCCGTGCTTTCTATGAAACAGAGGCGTTGCGCGAAGGCTGGTCGGTGCGCCAGCTTGACCGCCAGATCGGTAGCCAGCTTTACGAGCGGCTGGCGCTGTCGCGCAACAAGGCGGCCCTGCTCAGGAAAGCCGCCGATGTCCAGCCGGGTGATCTTCTTACGACAGAGGAGGCAATTCGCGACCCGTTCGTACTCGAGTTTCTCGACATCAAGGACGAGTACTCGGAGTCGGACCTTGAGGAAGCGCTGATCCAGCATCTGGCGGATTTCCTGCTGGAGCTTGGCGACGACTTCGCTTTCGTCGGCCGGCAGCGTCGCCTGAGAATCGACGACACCTGGTTCAGGGTCGATCTGGTGTTTTTCCATCGACGGTTGAGATGCCTGGTCATCATCGATCTCAAGGTCGGTCGCTTCAGCTATGCGGACGCCGGACAGATGCATCTCTATCTGAACTATGCGCGCGAGCACTGGATGAAGCCTGGGGAGAATCCACCTGTCGGTCTGATCCTTTGCGCCGAAAAAGGTGCGGCCGAAGCACACTACGCGCTGGACAACCTGCCGAACAAGATTCTCGCGGCGGAATACCAGACGGTGTTGCCCGATGAGGCGATGATCGTGCAGGAACTGGAGCGCACAACAGCGGAACTGGAGCGGCGTACCGGCGCTTCGTAA
- a CDS encoding BPSL1445 family SYLF domain-containing lipoprotein, which produces MNRRGFVRTGAMLVGAGLTLTVSLGAVSDAIANESNDSKRRAIDAKVHGTLSKLYANVGGSRELVDKANGVLVFPSVIKVGFVAGGEYGEGALRVGGKSVGYYSTVSGSFGLQAGAQSKAVIFLFMTHDALNSFRRSKGWSVGGEGSVALLKVGANGAIDTTTATAPVNAIVLTNAGLMGDVSLSGTKVSRLKI; this is translated from the coding sequence ATGAACAGAAGAGGTTTTGTGCGGACGGGCGCAATGCTAGTTGGCGCGGGTCTTACTCTTACGGTCTCCCTGGGGGCGGTAAGCGATGCCATTGCCAACGAGTCCAACGATTCGAAGCGGCGGGCGATCGATGCAAAGGTCCATGGGACCCTGTCGAAGCTGTACGCGAACGTCGGGGGTTCCCGGGAATTGGTCGACAAGGCGAACGGTGTGCTCGTGTTCCCATCGGTGATCAAGGTTGGCTTCGTCGCCGGTGGCGAGTACGGCGAAGGCGCATTGCGCGTAGGCGGGAAATCCGTTGGTTACTACAGCACGGTATCCGGGTCATTTGGCCTGCAGGCAGGGGCTCAATCGAAGGCCGTTATCTTCCTGTTCATGACCCATGATGCGCTCAACAGCTTTCGCCGTTCCAAAGGCTGGTCGGTCGGCGGAGAAGGGTCAGTCGCGCTCTTGAAGGTCGGTGCGAACGGTGCGATCGATACGACAACGGCAACCGCACCAGTCAATGCGATCGTGCTGACCAATGCCGGTCTGATGGGAGATGTGTCGCTCTCGGGAACCAAGGTCTCGCGACTCAAAATTTGA
- a CDS encoding transposase, with protein MTEIDCAGSRKGRPNCAPEFRREVAIAACEPGISVAKLAQSHGLNPNMVFKWRRQYRAGLLDNKTVSEPAVFIPVAISPDDSMAVSSLPVPTAQLPLRAQEAATSGTRVTATA; from the coding sequence ATGACAGAGATCGACTGTGCTGGGAGCCGCAAGGGGCGGCCGAATTGCGCGCCTGAATTCCGGCGTGAAGTTGCGATAGCAGCGTGCGAGCCGGGCATCTCGGTGGCAAAGCTCGCGCAGTCGCACGGTCTGAATCCGAACATGGTGTTCAAGTGGCGCAGGCAGTACCGTGCGGGTCTGCTGGACAACAAGACGGTGAGCGAGCCGGCAGTGTTCATTCCGGTGGCGATATCGCCGGATGATTCGATGGCGGTTTCGTCGCTACCGGTGCCGACAGCGCAATTGCCATTGCGCGCACAGGAAGCCGCGACTTCAGGTACGCGCGTCACCGCGACGGCGTGA
- the istA gene encoding IS21 family transposase: MLDYETYCRIRDCHDRQHLTITQTARALGLHAQTVAKWIRAGAYQPRRSPRRASRLDPFKAQVVRWLDAHPYSVQQVFQRLREAGFEGGYTIVRDYVSAIRPPRHEAFLKLAFTPGECAQIDWGEYGTIDVGSTRRRLSFFVMVLCYSRLMYVEFTVSQTMEHFLACHEHAFAAFHGCPARVMVDNLKSAVLQRLVGEAPVFNPRYLDAARHWGFDIVACNVGKGNEKGRVENGVGYVKKNLLNGLELAGFSAINPAAQLWLETIANVRIHGETHQRPVDLFAAEQAHLKPLNPSAYDVARIVTVRASKQFRVALDTNHYSVPARYASARVTLKAYPERVCIYHDNQLIARHVRSYDRHQDIEDPEHPKALLAQRRNAREQRLMMQFLKLGPHAQAYYDGLDQRRTNARQHVRKIIALSEIYGVEAVGRAMRDGLAFHAFSCEYIANILEMKARQIPEVGALHLVRHQDLLDIELAQPDLSHYGPEEPHDES, translated from the coding sequence ATGCTTGATTACGAGACGTACTGCAGGATCCGCGACTGCCATGACCGGCAGCATCTGACGATCACGCAGACGGCGCGCGCGCTCGGGCTGCATGCGCAAACGGTGGCGAAATGGATCAGGGCGGGCGCGTATCAGCCGCGCCGCTCGCCACGGCGCGCGAGCCGGCTCGATCCGTTCAAGGCGCAGGTGGTTCGCTGGCTCGATGCGCATCCGTATAGCGTTCAGCAGGTCTTCCAGCGCCTGCGCGAAGCGGGCTTCGAAGGCGGCTACACGATTGTGCGCGACTATGTGAGCGCAATCCGCCCACCGCGACACGAGGCGTTCCTGAAACTTGCCTTCACTCCCGGGGAGTGTGCCCAGATTGATTGGGGCGAATACGGCACGATTGATGTGGGCTCGACGCGCCGGCGACTGTCGTTCTTCGTCATGGTGCTGTGCTATAGCCGCCTGATGTATGTCGAATTCACCGTGTCGCAGACGATGGAGCACTTCCTCGCATGCCATGAGCACGCGTTCGCAGCCTTCCATGGTTGCCCGGCCAGGGTGATGGTGGACAATCTGAAGTCAGCGGTACTGCAGCGCCTGGTGGGCGAGGCGCCGGTGTTCAATCCGCGCTATCTGGATGCGGCGCGTCACTGGGGATTCGACATCGTGGCCTGCAATGTAGGAAAAGGCAACGAAAAAGGACGGGTCGAAAATGGTGTAGGTTACGTCAAGAAAAATCTCCTCAACGGGCTTGAGCTCGCCGGGTTCAGCGCGATCAACCCCGCGGCCCAGCTCTGGCTCGAGACCATCGCCAATGTGCGTATACACGGTGAGACGCACCAGCGCCCCGTCGATCTGTTTGCAGCCGAGCAGGCGCATCTGAAACCGCTGAATCCATCAGCCTACGATGTCGCACGCATTGTGACGGTGCGTGCCAGCAAGCAGTTTCGCGTGGCGCTGGACACCAACCATTATTCCGTGCCGGCCCGGTATGCGAGTGCGCGTGTGACGCTCAAGGCATATCCCGAGCGGGTCTGCATCTACCACGACAACCAGCTGATCGCCCGACATGTGCGAAGCTACGATCGCCATCAGGATATTGAGGATCCCGAACATCCCAAGGCACTGCTCGCACAACGCCGCAATGCCCGGGAACAGCGGCTGATGATGCAGTTCCTGAAACTGGGCCCGCATGCCCAGGCCTATTACGACGGACTCGATCAACGACGTACCAATGCGCGACAGCACGTGCGAAAGATCATCGCATTAAGCGAGATCTACGGCGTCGAGGCGGTCGGGCGTGCCATGCGTGATGGGCTTGCGTTTCACGCCTTCAGTTGCGAGTACATCGCCAACATTCTGGAGATGAAAGCCCGGCAGATTCCCGAAGTCGGCGCGCTGCACCTGGTCCGCCATCAGGATCTGCTGGACATCGAACTCGCGCAACCGGATCTCTCGCACTACGGACCGGAGGAGCCCCATGACGAAAGCTGA
- the istB gene encoding IS21-like element helper ATPase IstB — translation MTKAEHTTMHQRKPAIDTLPAQLTELHLSYVLQHYEALAGDAGAQHWSHVDYLAHLIEGEAHRREDRSIARRIALARFPILKTLDQFEWSWPTHINRLQIQNLFRLNFIEESANVIFLGGVGLGKSHLSIALGHTACLRGYPVLFANAVDIINSVNAAYAHGGLKRELRRYVKPRLLIVDELGYLPIDKQGADALFQIISQRYEKSATIINSNRAFKHWAEIFNHDTTLTSALLDRILHHAETVVIEGKSYRMKDQIDPDPAA, via the coding sequence ATGACGAAAGCTGAACACACCACCATGCACCAGCGCAAACCCGCCATCGATACGTTGCCTGCACAACTCACGGAACTACACCTGAGCTACGTGCTGCAACATTACGAGGCACTGGCTGGCGACGCGGGCGCGCAGCACTGGTCGCATGTCGACTATCTGGCCCACCTGATCGAGGGCGAAGCGCATCGTCGCGAGGATCGTAGTATCGCCCGGCGCATCGCCCTGGCCCGTTTCCCGATACTCAAGACGCTCGACCAGTTCGAATGGAGCTGGCCCACCCACATCAACCGGCTGCAGATCCAGAACCTGTTCCGGCTGAACTTCATCGAAGAGTCGGCTAACGTGATCTTCCTCGGCGGCGTCGGGCTCGGCAAGAGTCACCTGAGTATTGCGCTCGGACATACCGCGTGCCTGCGCGGCTACCCGGTGCTCTTCGCTAACGCGGTGGATATCATTAACTCGGTGAACGCCGCCTATGCGCATGGCGGCCTCAAACGCGAATTGCGCCGCTACGTCAAACCGCGCCTGCTTATTGTCGATGAACTGGGATATTTACCCATCGATAAACAGGGTGCCGACGCGCTGTTCCAGATCATCAGTCAACGATATGAAAAGAGCGCAACCATCATCAACTCCAATCGTGCCTTTAAACACTGGGCTGAGATCTTCAACCACGACACCACGCTCACCTCCGCGTTGCTCGATCGCATCCTTCATCACGCCGAGACTGTCGTCATCGAAGGCAAAAGCTATCGGATGAAAGACCAGATCGACCCTGATCCTGCCGCTTGA
- the tnpB gene encoding IS66 family insertion sequence element accessory protein TnpB (TnpB, as the term is used for proteins encoded by IS66 family insertion elements, is considered an accessory protein, since TnpC, encoded by a neighboring gene, is a DDE family transposase.), whose amino-acid sequence MLIAADVRAYICREPVDMRKSIDGLSYLVEPLLAQNPVSGNLFVFVGRDRSKVKCLYWDRTGFALWCQERRECHAKRTV is encoded by the coding sequence GTGCTGATCGCAGCCGATGTTCGTGCGTATATCTGCCGTGAGCCGGTCGACATGCGCAAATCCATCGACGGCCTGTCGTATCTGGTCGAACCACTGCTTGCCCAGAACCCTGTCTCGGGCAATCTGTTCGTGTTCGTCGGCCGGGACCGCTCGAAAGTCAAATGCCTATACTGGGATCGCACCGGCTTCGCGCTCTGGTGTCAGGAGCGGCGCGAATGTCACGCAAAACGGACGGTTTGA